One stretch of Elstera cyanobacteriorum DNA includes these proteins:
- a CDS encoding LysR family transcriptional regulator produces MSDILLLFRTFVRTVEAGSFTAVARDFNASQPTISRQIAVLEEHLGCILFHRTTRALALTEDGRTFYDHARRTLDAVAEAESAVGRRKTKPFGQLRLACAGVFGRLHVIPRLPRFRARYPDIDVALHMTDGFTDLIEEGIDLAIRVGEASEGSLITRRIGTTRRIVVATPEYLARHGTPSHPKDLRTHHCIVYDRLLTGASWAFASPDGPLTIPVAGPLHVNSTEAVRAAVLEGLGIGYVPLWHFVDGEIESGRLIVLMRDFEPPPQPISSVYPTRRFLAPKVRAAIDFFAAEFDLDPRLRIGDI; encoded by the coding sequence ATGAGCGATATCCTTCTCCTCTTTCGGACCTTCGTGCGGACGGTCGAAGCAGGCTCCTTCACTGCCGTTGCGCGTGATTTCAATGCATCGCAACCGACAATTTCCCGTCAGATCGCGGTTCTTGAAGAGCATCTCGGCTGTATCCTTTTTCACCGAACCACCCGCGCGCTGGCGCTGACCGAGGATGGCAGGACATTTTACGATCATGCCCGCCGGACACTCGACGCGGTTGCTGAGGCAGAAAGCGCGGTGGGGCGCAGAAAAACCAAACCCTTTGGGCAGTTGCGGCTCGCCTGCGCAGGTGTTTTCGGGCGGCTTCACGTCATTCCGCGCCTGCCGCGCTTTCGCGCCCGCTATCCCGATATTGACGTCGCCCTACACATGACTGATGGGTTCACTGATCTTATTGAGGAAGGCATTGATCTCGCGATTCGGGTTGGGGAGGCGAGCGAGGGTAGCTTGATTACCCGGCGTATCGGAACCACCCGCCGGATCGTGGTTGCAACCCCTGAGTATCTGGCACGCCACGGTACGCCATCGCACCCAAAGGATCTGAGAACCCATCATTGCATCGTGTATGATCGGCTTCTCACGGGGGCGTCTTGGGCATTCGCATCACCCGACGGTCCATTGACCATCCCGGTCGCCGGCCCGCTTCACGTCAATAGCACCGAAGCTGTGCGGGCCGCCGTTCTCGAGGGGCTGGGCATTGGATATGTCCCGCTATGGCATTTTGTTGATGGCGAAATCGAAAGCGGGCGGCTTATCGTCCTGATGCGGGATTTCGAACCACCGCCACAACCGATTAGCAGCGTATATCCAACCCGTCGGTTCCTCGCGCCCAAAGTACGCGCGGCAATCGATTTTTTTGCCGCCGAGTTCGATCTCGATCCACGCCTTCGGATCGGGGATATTTGA
- a CDS encoding carboxymuconolactone decarboxylase family protein: MTMIHVPTRDEVSVGNQAIFDQLKSKLGMVPNLYATLAHSEHALGAYLALQNGPSSITGKAREVVNLVVSQVNACDYCLAAHTMIGGLVGFTPDQILEIRAGRAAFDPKLDALARLTENIAENRGHADQALVELFLSVGWTVENLVDAIVVIGDKTVTNYLHATTRVPVDFPAAPALPASSAAAE, from the coding sequence ATGACGATGATCCATGTTCCGACCCGCGACGAGGTTTCGGTAGGTAATCAGGCAATTTTCGACCAACTCAAAAGCAAGCTCGGCATGGTTCCGAACCTCTATGCCACGCTCGCCCATTCTGAACACGCCCTTGGGGCCTATCTTGCTCTCCAAAACGGCCCCTCGTCGATCACGGGTAAGGCCCGGGAGGTTGTGAACCTTGTGGTTAGTCAGGTGAATGCCTGCGACTATTGCCTGGCCGCACATACGATGATCGGGGGTTTGGTTGGCTTTACGCCCGACCAAATTTTAGAAATTCGGGCTGGTCGCGCCGCCTTCGACCCGAAGCTCGACGCGCTGGCCCGCCTGACGGAAAATATTGCGGAAAATCGGGGGCATGCCGATCAGGCCTTGGTCGAGCTGTTTCTGTCGGTCGGTTGGACTGTCGAAAACCTCGTCGATGCCATCGTTGTAATCGGCGACAAGACCGTCACCAACTATTTGCACGCGACCACGCGCGTCCCCGTCGATTTTCCGGCGGCGCCGGCACTGCCCGCGTCGTCTGCCGCTGCCGAGTAA
- a CDS encoding peroxiredoxin-like family protein translates to MPLQSDLDGFRASWESRVGETIARLIAGDIEDLRATGILNHTAQAGDPVPVIKSLLDQHGLPFDLAALVAQKPVIVTFYRGGWCPYCNLELRGYQALLPEIRAAGAELVAVSPELPDHSLTTAEKNELTFTVLSDVGGALAAALGIRFTLSDAVRPFYEKAGHALPERNGDGIWALPMPATFVVAQGGRIAGAFIEPDYRRRLDPAEALSALTSLSPTVAL, encoded by the coding sequence ATGCCCCTTCAATCGGACCTCGATGGGTTTCGCGCCAGTTGGGAAAGCCGCGTTGGTGAAACGATAGCCCGGCTCATCGCCGGTGATATCGAAGATCTGCGCGCAACGGGAATCTTAAACCATACGGCGCAGGCGGGCGACCCGGTGCCCGTTATCAAAAGCCTACTGGATCAGCATGGTCTGCCGTTCGATCTTGCCGCCCTGGTCGCACAAAAGCCGGTGATCGTGACGTTTTATCGCGGCGGCTGGTGCCCCTATTGCAACCTGGAGCTGCGCGGTTATCAGGCGCTACTGCCCGAGATTCGGGCTGCTGGGGCGGAGCTGGTCGCGGTTTCACCGGAACTGCCCGATCATTCGCTGACAACGGCGGAAAAGAATGAGTTGACCTTCACGGTTCTATCGGATGTTGGCGGGGCGCTCGCGGCGGCGCTGGGTATCCGCTTCACCCTCTCCGATGCCGTGCGACCATTTTATGAGAAGGCGGGGCATGCGCTCCCTGAGCGCAATGGCGATGGCATCTGGGCTTTGCCGATGCCCGCAACTTTCGTCGTTGCCCAGGGGGGCCGGATCGCCGGGGCGTTTATCGAACCCGACTACCGGCGGCGCCTTGATCCGGCAGAGGCGCTCAGCGCGCTCACATCCCTCTCCCCTACAGTCGCTCTCTGA
- a CDS encoding DMT family transporter, with amino-acid sequence MMPSVSLSAGVPRSVENLVRLSPATQGVLLGVIAALIWGLYLALARQEVAAGLSQIDIAAFRYGTAGLVLSPWLLFGWRQVIAIGIKKSLILALLAGPPFILLGVGGYRFAPLAHGAVIQPATVTMVSMGLAAMVLADRPTKARVIGVSVIILGIAVIARPGLLNGSPQALVGDAMFAGAGILWALFTLFSRLWQIPPVAGVAIVSILSGAVMLPVALAVEGIDHYAQLSVMTLTVQPLVQGILTGVVSVIAYTTAVRLIGPARAAIFPALVPASAILTGIPIASE; translated from the coding sequence ATGATGCCAAGTGTTTCACTCTCCGCGGGGGTTCCCCGTTCGGTCGAAAATCTGGTGCGCCTGTCACCCGCGACCCAGGGCGTATTGTTGGGAGTTATCGCGGCCCTTATCTGGGGCCTCTATCTCGCCCTCGCCCGCCAAGAGGTTGCCGCCGGGTTAAGTCAGATTGATATCGCGGCCTTCCGCTATGGAACGGCGGGGCTGGTATTATCGCCTTGGTTGCTGTTTGGGTGGCGGCAGGTGATCGCTATCGGGATAAAGAAGAGCTTGATTTTAGCACTGCTAGCAGGCCCGCCGTTTATTCTGTTAGGCGTTGGGGGCTATCGATTTGCGCCGCTGGCGCACGGGGCGGTCATTCAGCCTGCAACCGTTACGATGGTCAGTATGGGGCTTGCAGCGATGGTTCTGGCCGATAGGCCGACCAAGGCCCGAGTTATTGGTGTTTCGGTGATTATTTTGGGAATCGCTGTTATTGCCAGGCCAGGTTTATTAAACGGTAGCCCGCAGGCCCTGGTTGGGGATGCGATGTTTGCGGGCGCTGGGATTCTATGGGCGCTGTTCACTCTGTTCTCCCGCCTTTGGCAAATCCCCCCAGTGGCTGGCGTCGCCATTGTCTCGATCCTATCTGGGGCTGTGATGCTGCCCGTTGCATTGGCGGTGGAAGGGATTGATCACTACGCCCAGCTTTCGGTTATGACCCTCACGGTTCAGCCCTTGGTGCAGGGTATTTTGACGGGCGTCGTGTCGGTTATCGCCTATACGACCGCTGTTCGGCTGATTGGTCCGGCCCGGGCGGCGATTTTTCCGGCGCTGGTCCCGGCCTCCGCGATCTTAACCGGCATTCCAATTGCCAGCGAGTAG